In a genomic window of Streptomyces sp. SJL17-4:
- a CDS encoding SseB family protein has protein sequence MYGYEQNPGAQQQYAPPQQGGMQAGMQGGMQGGYGQQPPLYPEPSPPSLADAVRAFTTGTLAPEDFQQIFATSKVYCPRGDNPGFLALHNTQQPVIPMFTSLKELRRYAGKESKYFVITGAEVIDLLPTGYGFVLDMEGDHRMVFDAKAVEQMVDFAMRRMYG, from the coding sequence ATGTACGGCTACGAGCAGAATCCGGGTGCCCAGCAGCAGTACGCCCCGCCGCAGCAGGGCGGGATGCAGGCCGGCATGCAGGGCGGCATGCAGGGCGGGTACGGGCAGCAGCCCCCGCTCTACCCGGAGCCCTCGCCGCCCTCCCTCGCCGACGCGGTCCGCGCCTTCACCACGGGCACGCTCGCGCCCGAGGACTTCCAGCAGATCTTCGCGACCTCCAAGGTCTACTGCCCGCGCGGCGACAACCCCGGCTTCCTCGCCCTGCACAACACCCAGCAGCCGGTCATCCCGATGTTCACCTCGCTCAAGGAGCTGCGGCGGTACGCGGGCAAGGAGTCGAAGTACTTCGTGATCACCGGCGCCGAGGTGATCGACCTGCTGCCGACCGGCTACGGCTTCGTCCTCGACATGGAGGGCGACCACCGGATGGTCTTCGACGCGAAGGCCGTGGAGCAGATGGTCGACTTCGCGATGCGGCGGATGTACGGCTGA
- a CDS encoding pirin family protein has protein sequence MPAVTVENPLTLPRVAAQADATPRPVLAVTTAPTGFEGEGFPVRRAFAGINYQYLDPFIMMDQMGEVEYAPGEPKGTPWHPHRGFETVTYIIDGTFDHQDSQGGGGTITNGDTQWMTAGSGLLHIEAPPESLVVSGGLFHGLQLWVNLPASDKMMAPRYQDIRGGQVQLLTSPDGGALLRVIAGELDGHDGPGITHTPITMIHATLRPGAEITLPWREDFNGLAYVMAGRGSVGAERRPVHMGQTAVFGKGGSLTVRADEKQDGNTPDLEVVLLGGQPIREPMAHYGPFVMNTQAELRQAFEDFQAGRLGTIPAVHGMGE, from the coding sequence ATGCCCGCAGTGACTGTCGAGAACCCGCTCACCCTGCCGCGCGTGGCCGCCCAGGCCGACGCCACTCCGCGCCCGGTACTCGCCGTGACCACGGCCCCCACGGGCTTCGAGGGCGAGGGCTTCCCGGTCCGCCGCGCCTTCGCGGGGATCAACTACCAGTACCTCGACCCGTTCATCATGATGGACCAGATGGGTGAGGTGGAGTACGCGCCCGGAGAGCCCAAGGGCACGCCCTGGCACCCCCACCGCGGCTTCGAGACCGTCACCTACATCATCGACGGGACCTTCGACCACCAGGACTCCCAGGGCGGCGGCGGCACCATCACCAACGGCGACACGCAGTGGATGACGGCCGGCTCCGGCCTCCTCCACATCGAGGCGCCGCCGGAGTCCCTCGTCGTCAGCGGCGGCCTCTTCCACGGCCTCCAGCTGTGGGTGAATCTGCCCGCCTCCGACAAGATGATGGCCCCCCGCTACCAGGACATCCGCGGCGGCCAGGTCCAGCTGCTCACCTCCCCCGACGGCGGCGCGCTGCTCCGCGTCATCGCGGGCGAGCTCGACGGCCACGACGGGCCGGGCATCACCCACACCCCGATCACGATGATCCACGCGACCCTGCGGCCGGGCGCCGAGATCACCCTGCCGTGGCGCGAGGACTTCAACGGCCTCGCGTACGTCATGGCGGGCCGCGGCAGCGTGGGCGCGGAGCGGCGCCCGGTCCACATGGGCCAGACCGCCGTCTTCGGCAAGGGCGGCTCGCTGACCGTCCGCGCCGACGAGAAGCAGGACGGGAACACCCCCGACCTGGAGGTCGTGCTCCTCGGCGGACAGCCGATCCGTGAGCCGATGGCCCACTACGGCCCGTTCGTCATGAACACCCAGGCCGAACTCCGCCAGGCCTTCGAGGACTTCCAGGCGGGCCGCCTCGGAACGATCCCGGCGGTCCACGGCATGGGCGAGTAG
- a CDS encoding alpha/beta hydrolase: MPTWQQLRDVKLNEYTDAADGWGKISSRSNADKDRVDNGMFAKIHATQKGEAAERASADVQQLSHNYQYLHTECGLVRTALNGLATELAAPQKKLKQALEDAENLKFTVKPDGSVDYPTDSLVLAPGNNTAEHGAPVPLAPGKGEGVGSADANKGKAEDIAQRIGDAVREAAEIDSRYAAALRRLKADPGLEVSDADLADAAADTKALQQAAGTYADDDKIPKGKSPQDNAEWWKSLTQEQRDEYATLYPASVGALDGLPATVRDDANRMVLAETRAQTQLELNAIPKPPQQYLPNPSGSYPAVITNPAYREWQDKYGDRKPELERIKNGIDAVQSRFDATGKDGLPEAYLLGFDPRTNNGDGRIILANGNPDTADHTAVYVPGTGTEIGGIGGDLERANRLWTASSRQGADVSTIMWFDYDAPRSAYPTDKGDAFPEAARNQYAEKGAPTLHTFMEGTRAAHETASGSSGHTTLVGHSYGSTLIGEAAKAGRIFDGPIADDIVVAGSPGMQADHAADLGISGEHMWAMGAEGDNVPLGGSLVGLGEGWVVPTDPEFGGNVMKTDTHGHSGYWDEGTLSLNNQAKVIVGDYEGVILE, from the coding sequence ATGCCCACCTGGCAGCAGCTGCGCGACGTGAAGCTGAACGAGTACACGGACGCCGCGGACGGCTGGGGGAAGATCTCCTCCCGCTCCAACGCCGACAAGGACCGTGTCGACAACGGCATGTTCGCCAAGATCCACGCCACGCAGAAGGGTGAGGCAGCCGAACGCGCCTCAGCGGACGTCCAGCAGCTCTCCCACAACTACCAGTACCTGCACACCGAGTGCGGACTGGTCCGTACGGCGCTCAACGGCCTCGCCACCGAACTCGCCGCCCCGCAGAAGAAGCTGAAGCAGGCCCTTGAGGACGCCGAGAACCTCAAGTTCACGGTGAAGCCCGACGGTTCGGTGGACTACCCGACCGATTCCCTCGTCCTCGCCCCCGGCAACAACACCGCCGAGCACGGCGCCCCCGTCCCGCTCGCGCCCGGCAAGGGCGAGGGGGTCGGCAGCGCCGACGCCAACAAGGGCAAGGCCGAGGACATCGCGCAGCGCATCGGCGACGCCGTCCGCGAGGCCGCCGAGATCGACAGCCGTTACGCCGCCGCCCTGCGCAGGCTCAAGGCCGACCCCGGCCTGGAGGTCAGCGACGCGGACCTCGCCGACGCCGCCGCCGACACCAAGGCCCTCCAGCAGGCCGCCGGCACGTACGCCGACGACGACAAGATCCCGAAGGGCAAGTCCCCGCAGGACAACGCCGAGTGGTGGAAGTCGCTCACCCAGGAACAGCGCGACGAGTACGCCACGCTGTACCCGGCCTCGGTCGGGGCACTGGACGGCCTGCCCGCCACGGTCCGCGACGACGCCAACCGGATGGTGCTCGCGGAGACCCGCGCCCAGACGCAGCTGGAGCTCAACGCGATCCCCAAGCCGCCGCAGCAGTACCTCCCCAACCCCAGCGGCTCCTATCCCGCCGTGATCACGAACCCCGCGTACCGGGAGTGGCAGGACAAGTACGGCGACCGGAAACCGGAGCTGGAGCGGATCAAGAACGGCATCGACGCCGTCCAGAGCCGCTTCGACGCCACGGGCAAGGACGGTCTGCCCGAGGCGTACCTCCTCGGCTTCGATCCGCGCACCAACAACGGCGACGGCCGGATCATCCTCGCCAACGGGAATCCGGACACGGCCGACCACACCGCCGTCTACGTCCCGGGGACGGGGACGGAGATCGGGGGCATCGGGGGCGACCTGGAACGGGCCAACAGGCTGTGGACGGCTTCCAGCCGGCAGGGGGCCGACGTATCGACCATCATGTGGTTCGACTACGACGCCCCGCGCTCGGCCTACCCGACCGACAAGGGAGACGCCTTCCCCGAGGCGGCCCGCAACCAGTACGCCGAGAAGGGCGCCCCGACCCTCCACACGTTCATGGAGGGCACCCGGGCCGCGCACGAGACGGCGAGCGGCTCCAGCGGACACACCACGCTCGTCGGCCACAGCTACGGGTCCACGCTGATCGGCGAGGCCGCGAAGGCCGGCCGGATCTTCGACGGCCCGATCGCCGACGACATCGTCGTCGCCGGAAGCCCCGGCATGCAGGCGGACCACGCGGCGGACCTCGGCATCTCGGGCGAGCACATGTGGGCCATGGGCGCCGAGGGGGACAACGTCCCGCTCGGGGGCAGCCTCGTGGGGCTCGGTGAGGGCTGGGTCGTGCCGACGGACCCCGAGTTCGGGGGCAACGTCATGAAGACGGACACCCACGGCCACAGCGGCTACTGGGACGAGGGCACCCTCAGTCTGAACAACCAGGCCAAGGTGATCGTCGGCGACTACGAAGGTGTGATTCTTGAATAA